One genomic region from Halorussus rarus encodes:
- a CDS encoding DUF5787 family protein, with protein MREYPFELALCAHLEAAEEVVVARQLGGGVRAPANRVLDVVCVEPGPEFDARANLTPATIPDAAIESDVGVGRASDPREAVDAPPERARRVAEAAVEIGFFERAVGGGVRRVARYPDDWFGRLVAIENKPDLGEPGDLQLQLRKDAALALADEVVLATESYVTGAHLNRIPDAVGVWRFDPETGDREVVRAADRLPSDGWGVELLDEHPLRTDVATVTPEEKARRRRKIAERAYGKGWRSDAFPACGEIEVAEREGSLGLPYCSWKDRVVDPANCGPDCPGHDPADPPEFDVPEARDGRTPWVAEPEGEARRQAGLDRFG; from the coding sequence GTGCGCGAGTACCCCTTCGAGTTGGCGCTGTGCGCGCACCTCGAAGCCGCCGAGGAGGTCGTCGTCGCCCGCCAGCTGGGCGGCGGCGTCCGCGCGCCCGCCAACCGCGTCCTCGACGTGGTCTGCGTCGAGCCCGGCCCGGAGTTCGACGCCCGGGCGAACCTGACGCCCGCGACGATCCCCGACGCCGCCATCGAGAGCGACGTCGGCGTCGGGCGGGCGAGCGACCCCCGAGAGGCCGTCGACGCGCCGCCCGAGCGCGCCCGCCGCGTCGCCGAGGCGGCGGTCGAGATCGGCTTCTTCGAGCGCGCGGTCGGCGGGGGCGTCCGCCGGGTCGCTCGCTACCCCGACGACTGGTTCGGCCGGCTGGTCGCCATCGAGAACAAGCCCGACCTCGGCGAGCCCGGCGACCTGCAGCTCCAGCTCCGGAAGGACGCCGCGCTCGCGCTGGCCGACGAGGTGGTGCTGGCGACCGAGAGCTACGTGACCGGCGCCCACCTCAACCGCATCCCCGACGCGGTCGGCGTCTGGCGGTTCGACCCCGAGACCGGCGACCGCGAGGTGGTCCGGGCGGCCGACCGCCTGCCGAGCGACGGCTGGGGCGTCGAACTCCTCGACGAGCATCCGCTCCGGACGGACGTGGCGACGGTCACGCCCGAAGAGAAGGCCCGCCGGCGCCGGAAGATCGCCGAGCGCGCCTACGGGAAGGGATGGCGGTCCGACGCGTTCCCGGCCTGCGGCGAAATCGAGGTCGCCGAGCGCGAAGGGAGCCTCGGACTCCCGTACTGCTCCTGGAAGGACCGCGTCGTCGACCCCGCGAACTGCGGGCCGGACTGTCCGGGCCACGACCCCGCCGACCCGCCCGAGTTCGACGTACCGGAGGCGCGGGACGGCCGGACGCCGTGGGTCGCCGAGCCGGAGGGCGAGGCCAGGCGCCAGGCCGGCCTCGACCGGTTCGGGTAA